The DNA sequence CGATGGTGTTTAGTACAGACCCATCGGACCCCATTCGTTACTTTATATCTTTTGGAATACGAATATCCACGATACAGAAAAACTTGTCTTCCATCTGTCAGTTTCAATAACGAAGTACCTGTAGAAAATAAATGAAGATTTTTTCCTAAAAATAGGCAGTCAGTATAacgcttttttttttgcaataacaaTCTTACGCTGATTGAGAATCTATCGGACGTAATATCGATGTATGGTGGTCTGAGTTTTTACAACCGTGTATTCAAGTTAATCTTTCAATCAGACATTTTTTTGCTGGAAAAAGCTAGaagagtattaaataaaattatttgtaaaatatgaaTTACTCAAAAGATGTTAATTGACAAGAGtgtttatttcaagtaactaggatatacataaagaaaaaataactataCGAACAAGTCTGCACAACAGAGGTTACTATCTTTATcattttcaaaatgtatgaacttAACTATTATGCAATGTTATATTGCTAGGGATGAAGCAGTCAGTACCTACAGGAGTCCGAAATACACTTGCCggtttttatgtacttatatagtaaatacattgaaaattatgcTTGCTGATGTCATGATTATTAAATTATCCGTAAGTGCAGTGATATTGCATACAGAAGTTGATTTACAACGACGCATaaaggtaaatttcaaatcaataacatttttatacgatttcatttattttcacaattcacaatcattatcatcatcagctggaagacatcCAGtgttaaacaaaggcctcccccttggaCCGCCATTATGGATGACCACTcaccacttgcattcaccggttgcccgctAAGATCGCGTTATTAATCCACAtagtgggaggtctgccaacaCTTCGCTTCCCagttcatggtcgccactcgaggactctTCTCCCCCATTGTTtatttgttcttcgagcgatgtggcccgcccattgtcacttcaactttGACACTGCAACTTTGCTACTTAACGCTACTTATACTTTGACATATTTGCCGATGCTTGTCTTGTGGTACAACGGGGGGAGCGGATGAGTGTGTTCGACATTACCCCTCATGATATGTCGCTCATGGTCCAAGTGCAGAAAGGCTTTGCACTGCCGTCTTTTAGTACAAGCCCACCTAGTCCCTTTTGATAACTTTGTGTGTTCGCAATACGTGTAGCCATTATATAGCAAAACTAGCTTCCCATTGAGTAATTCTAAGAAAACACCTGTAAAACACAAATATTTCTTTCAGACAAGTGTCACTTCAATAAGTTTGATAATTGAGTTACAGTATTAAATCTATAAAAAGTTTCAGTATAAAAGTAAAGTCACGGTAGATATGTAGTCGTCTCGTTTTAAAACTAACATTGGAAAGAGACGCATATATCTTTGTGGCGACCCTATTTTATCGAGCGGAATCGAAATCTAGCTTTTTTTTCACTGACAACCAATCTAAATACGTATTCCTACCTAAACTAATCTAGATCGCGAGCAGTAAAGACCTCGATGATACTCTAGTTAAATACAAATAGTCaatcgtgttgtgttgtgacaGTACAACACATAAAAAGTACGTCGATTGGGTGGTGGTGTCATCAtccctattaaataataaaaataaacataaaacagTACATCAGAATCAGATATACCTACCTTTTAATAAAAACCAACATATCGTACGAAATATATTATgaaagaaacaataaaaatttgTACCCACTGTATGTCTTTTTTCTgtgtcgcttactatttgtggtgtacacgAGAGAGTCattcattgtattgtacctactttgaatgaatttcataaaaacacaataaacataaagtttgtttacattctaCACAATATGTATAAACTCTTCTAGACTTTTTGTCTGCTCGCCGGCTATTCATTGTTTGTCTTAATTTCCTATAGCATTGCACACACATTCTTCTTTTGGTTCCTTATTGGAATGTATgccatttttctttttgttctGCAAATCAAAGCTTATTTTACGTTTTTCATCGGCATGCTACTTTTAGCATTTACTACTTACTTACACTTTTAGCATAgcattttgaatgaaaaaataacCCAAAATTCAAGGTATGTAGGAACGTACActcaccagtaccaatatctgacacaacaagcgtgcttaaatatctgatacgactctatttctagggccggaaggacgtgtcagatatttttgcacgctccgctgtggagatattaatgctggtgactgtactaatcATTAACGAaagatacattatttttaagtcgtGTGATATATCAATACCAAGCGAATAGGCACCTATGTACACCGAAATTATATTTCCTCCTATATAAAAGGTGTTAACaaatttaggtacttaccttgAACTTACTGCAATAGATAAAACAGGAAGAAGAACAATAAACAAATATGAATTTGTATCTTTTAATGTATGAAGTATCAAAAATCTatgcaagtttatttttattttgtctgtatGTTTCCGAATTCTTTCTCCAAACATACCTTTGctttactttttctttttctgtcaTGTCCgcaatacatttaattttcttttcagtcttttttttgtagtaaTATTCTCTATCTTTTGCTCTTTTTATATCTTTTTGTTCTGTAGTCATATTATCTAAAAACTTGCGTTTCCTTGCTTTAGCTTTCTCTTTCTGGCTAACAAATTTTGCACTATTTTGTTCGATTCTTATTTTTGAAGTTATCTTTCTTTTGGCTTTAACATTAGACTTTATCTTCCGCTTTAGTCCTGAAATGTTAAAATAACCTATAACTCAGCGGGGCCCCAGAAATTCAAGAACAATAGCCTTATtcgtaaaaacaattattgaCAGTCATACAATCAGTTGGGTTGCTCctttcatccactcaaaggttgactggtagagatcccttaaaggataagtccgcctttgtacaattatctcaaagtttgtcaattgtattttgtttcttttcttttttgtaccataaagagtttacacacatacaatttttctgtAAGTACGGTAGTGTACGGTATAACGTTTGGAGACTTAACGTTAGTAGGgctacaattttaaatttaaaggggtcaaagtaattaaaactaaagGACTTATTACACTGGCGATTTGTGtgcgagttgaaagcgaaggGAGCCCGTAACACTTTGCCATATTGTATACTCTCGTACAATAATAAatgggcgtcttcggcgctacaCGCAGCTGACTCGCTGCGTTATCGCTGCGCTCTCGTGACGAAAGCGTTGCGGGCTCCCTTCGCTTTCAAATCGCCCACAAATCACCAGTGTCATCACAAGGCTCTAAATATAAACAGTGGTAAAATGATAGCTCTGTGAGAGAGCCAATTAAACCTCTTCTTTCAATTTCTTTTGTAATCGATATATTTTAGCAcatattatgtaatattttttacagaaatCCCTATTATCGCTTATCAACAATCCTTTAATGACATTGTTTTAAGAATTTTCGGCAAATCACATTGGACCAGCAAATGAAATAACTGCTTTTTTCTTCTCTCTATAAACGGAACTATTTATTCTCCATTGTTTCcttttttgtagtttttctCTTAAATTCATATCACTTGCAAACTTTATTTgacctttttcttttttttctgaatacCGAAACCTTTCCTTCTCGCGAAGAGCTTCTAAAGTTTTAATAtcgcttttaattttttccctTCGTTTTCTGTCGTATTCTTTCTTCTTTAATTTAGCTTCTGCTTTCGTTTGCTTTATTTTTCTCGGCGTTTCCACTTTATAGCATCCTATAAAACAAGCAACGATAATCGTTCCGCTTGAAAACTTTTatcatatacatattttttgagcATACAGgttgcataattataattaaagaaaAGAATGTTAGTAGTTTAGATGATAATGCGGTGGTTTTGCTTTAAAAAGGTCACCGTAAATGTTTACCCAAAAtccatattttttcaaaattattgcgAGCGCGTATTTATGTACCTAGTCAGTTTGCTGACCTTCACCAGGTCGTTGGCCTTATAATTTTTTCTGATTTCCATACCTCAAATAAGTACCcacaatgtttctttttttaattcctttttACCATATAAGGTTTATCAAATAAGATTTCTTATATAGttcttgttttaatttgtaatgtgtTTGTCCTTTTATGCCGAATTCTTGCAAATAAATTcattctctctttctttctaaagGAAGGAAACCGAACCCTTATATGGTCACTcttctgtctatctgtccattCGTCCGTATATTAGAGCAAatttgctccgaaactactgatcacttttaaatttggtacggcattaattttttttttttttttttattcgactggatggcaaacgagcaagtgggtctcctgatggaatGCAATCAGGTGATATGACCTAAAGACGGATGTGTAATCGTTATGTATGAGAATTAggtaagttattattattataattgttataaaatgcaaaaaaaaacaattttgtttcagtgtttttattttaaggttaCATAAATTTACTTTTACAAAAATCGTAACCTACTTAACTATTAGTCCACACATGTACTTACATGTAAATACTTGGGTCCCGTAAAATCGGACTTGCTTAGCTAGGTTTTCTGGTTCTGTCTGGGTGCCCCCGCACCCTGACCCTAAGGTAATAAAACCTCTAAAGCTGAAGTTTTTAATTCATGGTACCCATCGATGGTGTTCCGAAAGCACTGGTGGACTTAAAACAGGGATACAAAAGAGACTGCGgctcttttttcaaaattaacttttgattatttttaattttggacaATGGTTCCAtttatgataattatgatgTAGAAAAGGAATTAAGATGGATTCGATTGGTaacaaaaaagtacctactatctaCAAGCAGTGTGTTTGGTGCAATAACACCGCTTTTGGTTGGCTGGCCCTGTTTGCAACAATAAAAACTTACCATTATTCGTTTTGTAGTACACAGGAGGCGGGTGGTTGTGGTTCACAGTAGAACCATTGACCTTAAGATAACAGTCCAAATATATATATGATTTACAACTGCGAGATTTATTGGTGCAGCACCACCGCGAAATATTAGCAAGCTGGCTTTCTTTGTGGTAGGAAAATCCGTCAAATATGAAAACCTTCTTTCCATTCATTAATTCTATGAGATTACctgaaaaatatgtttaaataatcACCCAATCAGACAAAATCATTACGtgtaaaatgttaaaaagaCGTCGTACCTAACTGACTAGTAACACGAGTACCTACCCTAAGAAATCTtcactttattatgtaaattatacaCTGGCCAGTTATTTCTAATATAGGTAAAACAATCAATTCACGGTCTTTAAGTACTGCCTACATAAAATCCGTcttaaaaaaactatgtatACAGGCTGTTCCGAAGTATTATCGtatattatatactatataaggcacttgtctcaccacCGGCGAGGAAGCGATTAGCTATCGATTATTTTTTCGCTGAAGAAACGAACAAATGATatagatcctgtgtgagtaaaagaaacaaatatattaatagttgattgctggctgttcacactgccggTGAAAACTTGCTCTACACTCTTTTGTCGCAGTGACaggagctataaaactagctcagtgATACTCGCTTTGCGATGTTAGCTTGACAGCCGCCCCGCTCGAGCGAGTAAGTATCGCGTGTctctgctcgcccactcgtttctagctACTAGCTCtaatcgcttctcgctcatcttcgtcggcggtgggacaagtgcctaaatcGTATACCAGCCATTTCTCCGTTTATATTGTGGCGTTTGGTATGAGACTTAGTACACAGGTTAGAAATACCCTAATCAACAAGTAGTATTCAATTTTGCCCAGATAGTAGAGACACATTGTATAAATATCACATTGTATTAAGAAGTTTGGCGATTGTGAGTATCACATTTTAAACCAATACAAACAATTTAATCTAACTACTCCGCAATCCCTCGCGAGGCTGCGCAGTTTTTAATGTAGTTATAATCATGGGCATTGACTTTCATATCACATATCTActttacaaattttatttacaatattttaacaaattttccatttttcaatttataatacTTCGGTGGTCGATGCTGATGTCCCAATTTCATGACGGCGACATTCTGGTGCTTATCCAAATGGAGGTAGGATAAACATGTGTTATTTTTCGTACATGCCCATCTTTCCAAACCTCTAGCCAAGCGggtttgtttgaaaaatgtgtaACCGCGAAACAGAAACAGCTTTTTCTCACCAACCGACAATTCCATCATGGTACCTGTAAATAATATATCGGAAACAagtttaaaaatcaattaaaatttgtttaagcataataatatacctaccaaagtatatactaaaatatttaatacagaCCTAGTGAACATCATTAGTAAAAGATTTATCTTGATTTCTTGagctgaagtttactgaagctaactGAGAATGCAAGTTAATTACGAACATAAccaataaaatacgatggaaaaaaaCATCGTTCTTCAGATCTGTACCTAGTATCACTTAACGTCAAATTGCGTAAGAAAGAATACAAGGTATATTAATTAGGGTGATATAAATAAGACTTAAGAAGAacgtataaatatttaatcCGAGGATTACACTGTCTGACATCAAGATACAGAAATGAAATCTTCACTATGGCAAAAAGGTGTCAAACAATACtttgtttgtatgaaaatgcaTAAAAACGGAATGAAATCCATAGAAGTATTGATAAACTTTTGACGACCGGAATGCCGATTGATCTGAGAACCTGACTTCTTGAGATTCCAGGTTCAATCTcagattaacctgtcctctcccagaggcacaaatttgtgcccaaattcctttgatcctgttatcctgggagatgacagattaatccAGATATTACATATGAAGAAAACGAATGTTTGCTGtcgagttttagttttagtctaTTTATCCTTGTTTAGCCTTTgtctagtaggtaggtacaagcttttcttaatttgggactagggcaattggtgtcaagtgtcccgtgatatttttatgttttattggtTAACAGAAATAAGCATTAAAATAATCTAGGTTAGAGCACATCAATATTTTGCCTGCAATGTGAGTGTTTTGCAATCTTTAATAACTTACAAAATTCCGCTAGCCCTGAGTGAGCTAACTAAAACTTGGaaatgtaagtacttaattcaAGCGTTTACATATTTAAAAGGCATTAGTAGCTGATTAaataagggccagtacagacggagcGCATTCCTACTGCAACGTAACCGTAACTGCCGAAAGCCAAAAAGGgccgactgcaatggaactgcaatgaaaaatgtatggacAGTCTGTACTTGCCCTTCCAAAATTTTGGGTGACTGCATACATTTTTCTGATCACAAAAACACGAATACTTTGCGAACGGTTTTAAGACCCAATCTTAATGTATTTCCCCGATAAGGTCTTGTGATAACGCGGTGGGGGGTGACAGTGCTCAGTCTTGGCAAAAGTTATGTTGAATTTTTGATCCATATGAAGGTAGGCAGTACATCTGACGCTGTTGGTGCAAGCCCATCGAACAGTCAACGTACGGGACAACGTTTTCCGCCGGTAGTAAGTGTAGCCTTCGAATAGGAACACCCGTTTTCCATGCACCAAGTCCAACATTCGCCCTGAAATGTCGACACGTTTATAGCATTATAACAGAAATGGATATTTCGACTTACGGTTGCTAAGAAAACTGGTCTCTGGGCATGAGGCAGCATACAGAAAATGTTATTTTGGGAACGGATGTTTTGGAAAACGGATAGAATTTTCCGAAACCCGCAAATCGTGTCACCTTTTAGTGttataaggtgacccggggctattgtagctggggggatattgtatctgagccgtcagatggcgtccttacgacgccatgttcttcacggccattttacgttgtgttcgccagaagactgtcttctcacaacacacatgaacatggcaaGGACgtcatcagacggctcagatacaatatccccccagctacaatagccctaAGTCaccttacttaatatttttgaggaaattattataataaaaaaaaatacgtaggtaGTCATGTggagtaaaaaaagaaagatcGTCTCGTAACAGGAACTTAAAGAAATCACGCTAGGACTAGAGGGAAATGCACCGACGGGATCGCACTGaaatacctataatataatTGAATGACTGAATTAATATTCCTTCGCttattttttgcaatatttttatgcTTGTCCCAACGGTCCGGCAACGATGGTATCGGATGGTTATGACGTGGTTATAATCATGTTCCGCCTCAGCATCAGGTCAGGTTTGTGGAAGAAAAACTGCGACTTTTCCTAAAAGCTTGTCTAAAAGCTTAACATAAATTATCTAACTTTATAATTACGCACATAAATTCGAGAAGTCCGAGCCCGAGTCCATGATCTGTGAGTGAGAGACCACAGGACAAACTCAAACTACAAGGCTAAGACTACGTACCACTATGCGTCTTAtagcgccgtctctttctcaagcgatactttgaagagggacggcgcgctaaaacTATGCAGACAGCTGCCTACGTATCCTAAGTTACGACTGCCGTGGGATAGAGAAAATGGGGGATgtctgaaaagaaaaataaataaagtaacatGTTTTACTACAATTTAATATACCCGCCACTACTGGTTTGGTGATAGACGCGCGCCGAATGGTTGTGATCATGTCTCGCCGTGATAACTTTGTGCGTGCTGTTTACGTGGATGTATGCTGGACAAATGTTGTTCCTTGTGCAAGCCCAACGAGTGGCCAGGCCCTTGGCAACGATTTTCTTTTTGGTGTAAGCGTAGCCGTTGTACAAGAAAAGTTGTTTCCCGGTAGTCAGTTCAATGAGGCCtgtaatataaaaaacataaataccaaacaaattaaaattaatttagttcAGCCATCAGTGGTCAAAAGTGAAATGTGTTATAAACCAGTGTAATGTGAAATGCATAGTATTACATCGTTTGCTTGGCAACGTTAATACAATATTATAGGTACTGCCTAGATTTTCGAAAAGGTTTTATAAATGACTTTCAAGCTTCTTACTAAGCAAGTGTAGTTCGTGTTGTGTaactcgacattggcggaattaTCAACAGTCTCGACATAGGTATTTATTCCTCCCAATTTTGTTAAAGACAAGACCAGAAACGATGTCAAAATAAAGAACAGGTATTCGTTAAAAATGTAATCGTAGCCATaagtaaaatgaaaatgaaaagcaATTGCCACACATCCTAaaactattaattaaaaaaccatcaaaaatacataaaaaagaaaaaaacttatttaactaCAATACTAAAGTCAGTCTCATAGGAAATAAATCAGACAAATTTCGAGGATAAAATGAGATCCAACAAATGAGACGTTGTGATGTAAAATCACCTTTGCAAACTAAAACACTAAACAATGAAACATCTAATTCTAATCACATTATAATACTGGATTCgttaataaatgcaaaaatatcaCACTTTCCTGGTAGTTACATGTTAAATACTAAACAAAGTTTATAGCTACTTAGCTCGAAGACACATACTTCGTTACAACAAAGGCACATtctataatatgtataaattgTAAATGCATATAAAATTACCCGAATGgtaattacataatttttctTGGTTGTGATGATGAAGCGGTAAAATGTTTGGAGTTCAGAGAGGACTGGAAAAGTTTCGTTGTGACAAAAAAGATAACTCATACAATTGTGTTAAATTATCTGTTGCACAATGGCATATTTGACTAATTTTGACTAAGTACTGGTTTTAATGAAGTCTAATCTAACTTTTTGAACTCCATCCAAATATGTCTAAAAATTACATCTAATTGCTGAActaggatttatttatttaaatcactgCCATCTGAACAGGTCGCATAAACTGGATAAAACTCACTTGTCGCTAAACAATCAATAACTAAATTTGTCCTTAAATTTTGCGTATATACTATTTTTCGAGTAGTTaatagtatacaattaaaacagTACCTAAAAATACCTAATTCCAATCTAACTTCTATACCGTGTATGAGTGAGTCGTCAAAAAGATGAGTacagtttaattttaacttcTAATGAGAGTTTAGCAAAATACCTGCAAACTAAAAGTTTGCAAAAACGCTATGAGCTACCAAATAATCCTGCAGCGAAGGCAGCGGTGGTTCTACGTCGAACCCCAAGTTCCCAAAGTCTTCTGTGTTTGGTTCGAAATTATCAACGGGAATAGCTTtaactttcttttctttcttaggCTTAACTTTCTTCCTCAATTCGACCTGTTTCATAAATTCCATTTTCTTGAGTTCATCTTGTTTCTTAGCGTTTGGCTTCTTGACTTTGCTTGGGGGGTGACTGTGGGCGGTATTAGCTTTAAGGACTTCCAGCTTATCCGTGATGATAAGATGTGCTCTACACTTCCATTTGGACCCGTAGGCGGTGCAGCTCCAGCGATGGGCATTGGTCCTAGCTTTCAGATGCTTGTAGAAGGTGAAATTATTCAAACGAAGATTCACACGACCGTTGGGACGAAGATAAAATTCAACTGTGGAAGAAATACTGCGTTACTCACACTCATTATCACCAAATTATTACGTACTtaagtaaaactaaaatttaatttaaaggaAGAaggcacaaaaataaatgtaagcGAAGCAAACGTGTAAGTTTTAATTATTCGATTTAAAATAGCGGTAAACCTAGCAAGTAAaatacattgtaaaaaaaaaaactacatatatGTAGTAAAAACAAAACTAGAAACCTAAATCCTTAAAATTACGTGATGgttaatataattttcattattatgaTCCGAGACCAAAGCGTGAGAAAGTCAAAACGCACGCCTTATGCGCACTTAACTATAATACTACATTAAATATAAGTTTTCTTTCATCTTAATGATTCGAGACCGTGAAAACAACTAAAAACTATCACAATATGATAAACACTTTAAATTTAAGGCATGAGGGAGACTTCTAAACTAAAATCCTACGCGTCCCTGTATGCTTGCAATCTTTAGCGAGAGAGCAGAATTCACGTCTTCTTCATCTGACGAACTCTTCTTAACCTGGAAGAATAGAAACACTGCGTAAAAATTCAAGAAACTAGATTTTAATACAGAAAAAAGACCACTATAAACTGGTAGGAATTTTGAAGTTATAATAAGTCATTCGGGGCTGCATTTAAAGTTTGTTGTGAGTCCATGTGATGAGCCATATTCTATATCTCGCTTCTCCACAATCAAACAAAGCTTGCATTCATCCATATGAACGTCTGTACCTAGTTCGAgtaatattgataaaattaaagcatattaaattaaaacaaaacttacatCAACTTCTCTGGCAAATTGCTGTTTGATTTTCTCCAAAAAATAGGTCGAGGGAGGGTGAGTATGCTCAGTATGTGCTCTCACGACCAACATTTCCTTGGTCACGTGCAGGAATCCTCGGCAAGACCTGGATCCCATCTGGGTGCAGCTCCAACGGAACCCATCTCTGAGGATCTTATgctggtagtaagtatatccatTCAGCATCAGGAGATCTTTCCCGGTGCGACCTTTGACAAGAAGAACTGAAAAGGAAGGGGCCGTTAATACCAACTTTGGGGCACAGACGAACACTgaacttaaatacattttataaataaaataacttgcTTCGTATTAgggtaaaaaaaagttagataTGTAATgtcataaatttatttgtatccaaattaggtatatttattatacaacaATCCTTCTACTCATTACAATAtatgaatgaaaaatataattttggtaAAGTCTAAATTCTAACATATGTTCCATCTGAAGTTACCATGAATTCCGGAGGGGAATGAGTATGATCACATTTGCTCCGCAAAATTTTGTTCAGATTACTTAAAACCAAGAATGCTGGACAGTTCTTGGAAGAATGATGACAACATCTCCATTTAAAGCCGTTCTTCATCTTTGCGCTTTTAAAGAACGTGTAATGATTACGAGTCCTTGCTAATATCTTGTCACCGTTTGTACGAATAAACTGGACTGAAAATGAAACAGAGTTTACATTGCTGACAAAAACGAGACACCAATAAAAAAGACAAaggatatttaaataaaaaggaatgaaaatatcaaacagtgtataattatttacaaatcaAGATAACATATTACAGATACATTTTTATGACGAAtattccaaagtgccaaaaGTTACTTCACGCACGACAATCATTGATTGATGTGGTCAAAACGAAATTTTGTgtcaattaaaagttaaaacaaagtcgataaaaattactttattgatattttcatgtgtggtatcgggttagaattacacctctccatttcttccgtggatgtcgtaagcgGCGACTGATGATAtaagttaaggtataccgtaggcgacaggctagcaacctgtcactattgtaccgtttttgtccaacttaaaacctaaaattgctaaaagtggctccgaagcggtaacgttccGTG is a window from the Choristoneura fumiferana chromosome 13, NRCan_CFum_1, whole genome shotgun sequence genome containing:
- the LOC141434197 gene encoding uncharacterized protein, whose amino-acid sequence is MYLSSVFVCAPKLVLTAPSFSVLLVKGRTGKDLLMLNGYTYYQHKILRDGFRWSCTQMGSRSCRGFLHVTKEMLVVRAHTEHTHPPSTYFLEKIKQQFAREVDVKKSSSDEEDVNSALSLKIASIQGRVGF
- the LOC141434435 gene encoding uncharacterized protein, with the protein product MKIILTITISSTVEFYLRPNGRVNLRLNNFTFYKHLKARTNAHRWSCTAYGSKWKCRAHLIITDKLEVLKANTAHSHPPSKVKKPNAKKQDELKKMEFMKQVELRKKVKPKKEKKVKAIPVDNFEPNTEDFGNLGFDVEPPLPSLQDYLVAHSVFANF